tggctattaggcagcctctatgcaccctatcagcttacagggggctttatttggtaggaaatcttgtttttattcaaccaaaacttgcccccaagtcaggaattcaaaaataactccctggtttgggggcactgagagcaacatccaaggggttggggagcaacatgttgcccctgagccactggttggggatccctaataTACAGCAAAGGGGAAACAGGTAAAATGGACTGAGATCTTTTAGCAGTAAGTTCTGTATATTAGTATCTGAGTGGGTGATTATCCAACATGTCTGCCATCAAGATAAGAAGCAACAGACTACAAGGCAAAAATCTGTGGGGTTGGTATTTTACTTCTATAAACTAATATAAAAACCCAGTGGTGGAACCAGACAATAATCAGGGCAAAACAGCAGCAGAAGGTTCAAAAAATTTGACAGAAAACACCAGTTTTCTGCAGGAAAAGAGCTTCAAAGTAACCTGGATATTAGCGGGACATCAGACTAGGCACATGTGGTAAACTGCAATGTATATAAtctagaaatgttatatttttgtaGGATACTCTGCTCAAAAAGGTAAAAATGAGCACATAGTGTTTATCAAAGGgctgggtcttcctctttggctgcctctgtgtccctggtggaaggtccactgagcctgggatcaacagggccccagttaagccattattgccctagagtcatcacctactctagagaagtcgggaacagggaccccatatACGAGGACCaattagatagttactcttgtcaagcactttctaggaaagtgaggtagagagggaaggaagcaagagcagttatggctccaccaaggaaagtagctggaagtacccttccatacaggcactgttgcctcagcatagggcccacagttaagacataggagacaggcagtacctaaaccctgatccacaatcagctgtaggactcttaaagctaaaggtattcaacctgaggactgaggtatctatctatctatctatctatctatctatctatctatctatctatctatccatctatccagaCTGtttccataggggtgccaagctgcaAAGGTGCATTTACCCTCCCCAgactcccaaagaggtgggaAACCGATGTTCATCCTCTCTTGTAGTCCTCAGAGAGTATCACTATCCTATAACATCTGCCTTGTGAGTATTATTACCCTGCATCTTGatttgattgtctctgacaataaacccagttattatttgttcaactgcaagaaccttctggtgtccattatTTGCTaaactgcactgcacacagttacagtaagttgtagttgcactacacccctggTTACTTCCATattgcgaaggcccatcctgaaggattgagtcgcatgtaccccatgctctaaagagGTCCATTTAAACCAATGAAGAGGTCCATTTAATCTAAGAAAGAGGTCCATTTAAACCAAAGAAGAGGTCCATTGAAACCAAGGAAGAAGTCCATTTAAACCAAGGAAGAAGTCCATTGAAACCAAGGAAGAGGTCCATTTAAACCAAGGAAGAGGTCCATTGAAACCAAGGAAGAGGTCCATTGAAACCAAGAAAGAGGTCCATTGAAACCAAGAAAGAGGTCCATTGAAACCAAGGAAGAGGTCCATTCAAACCAAGGAAGAGGTCCATTCAAACCAAGGAAGAGGTTCATTTAAATCAAGGAAGAGGTCCATTTAAACCAAGGAAGAGGTCCATTCAAACCAAGGAAGAGGTTCATTTAAATCAAGGAAGAGGTCCATTTAAACAAAGGAAGAGGTCCATTTAAACCAAGAAAGAGGTCCATTGAAACCAAGGAAGACGTCCATTGAAACCAAGGAAGGGATCCATTGAAACCAAGATAGAGGTCCATTGAAACCAAGGAAGAGGTCCATTGAAACCAAGGAAGAGGTCCATTTAAACCAAGAAAGAGGTCCATTTAAACCAAGGAAGAGGTCAATTGAAACCAAGAAAGAGGTCCATTGAAACCAAGAAAGAGGTCCATTGAAACCAAGAAAGAGGTCCATTGAAACCAAGGAAGAGGTCCATTGAAACCAAGAAAGAGGTCCATTGAAACCAAGGAAGAGGTCTATTTAAACCAAGGAAGAGGTCCATTGAAACCAAGAAAGAGGTCCATTTAAACCAAGGAAGGCCTGTTCAACTTACTATTCACATGGTCTTCTAAACCACCACCCTTTCTGGTTTCTTGCAATGGGTTGATGTAGAATAGAAGAGCTGCGGGGCAGGGGAGAAGTACTACATGTTTCCCCTTGTTATTATCCAATCTCTACATTTTCCCAATTCCCtagagcagtgactggggggtAGTGGTCATTTAAAGTGAGAATTGGGTGATAATATAATAAATCCAGGATGAACAACCTGCAGTTCACCAGGTGTTGTGTTTGTACAAGGTTTAGCATCCCTGAGATGCTGGAAATTGCAGGTTAATAACTGCTACTAGCATGCAAtgtacatgtatacatatatgttctTTGCACTTTCATCTAAGTTTCCAATCTTATGTTGCAGTTTCAGGGAAAATGACTTCTCTGTCCTTGCCAGTACCCCTACAACCTGAACTAAAGAGGATTGAGAGGAAAAAGCTTGGAAATGTTTGTACTGTTCAGAATCTTATATGCAGTGCCAATGACATATCAGTGAGCTTCTGTAGATACAGATCAGTGCTTTGATGCTTTGAGATGCAGAACATGTGACTCTTCTTCCCATGCACGGTTTAAACTGTTGATATCTAAGGACATAATCAGAGATCATTTtcagccaaaaataaaaaataaagttctgTATCAAACTTATTAATCATATAATGTATTGTGTCCTCGGTTGGACATGAAAAGAAGGAGCTCAGACGGGGAAAAGCAGATCTCAAAGGCTGAACTGGTAAGGAGAACCTGGGGCAGCAAAGTCTGGCGAGAGCTAATGAATAAGCAGGGCTCATATATAAAGTGACTATTttaggcagggatccccaacctttcttacttgtgagccacagtcaaatgtaaaaagacttggagagcaacacaagcaccataaacgttcatggaggagccaaataagggctaagattggctattaggcagcctctatgcaccctatcagcttacagggggctttatttggtaggaaatcttgtttttattcaaccaaaacttgcccccaagtcaggattttaaaaataactccctggtttgggggcactgagagcaacatccaaggggttggggagcaacatgttgcccctgagccactggttggggatcactgcttttagGTGAAGTACAAAGGATCCTGACTGGTGTTTGGATGAAAGAAATACTTGGGTTACTGGCAATGTTCTAGTCTACAGAATCCTGATGGATGTTTGTCTTTTTCAACCTCGACTACTATATAAATACTTGTCACTCTGCTTCTACTCTTGTTGTCTGACTGTTGGGATATGTGTATAGAAGACATGGCATAGTTTATTAGAAGTTCTCTGATGGTACAGGTATATGAATTCTTGCAATGTCATTAAGatagggataagtattctttttGTATCCGAGccatcatttatttttaacaCCCACTGGCCTTTGATAGGTTCTTTGGATTGGATTGTACATTCTCTTTGCAGAGGTTTCCCGTACATATTTTAGGTTTTTCATTCATTATAGCTTGACTTCTCCTAACCTTACTGGCCTCACTGTTACTCCTCAAATTCTACAGCTGAGAAACTACTGTCTGCAGActaggaaactgtgcttattgctcccaactccaattgcaggaacagagaacagggagccggatttactcacatcagctgggattctcattggaggaattTTTGCATCTTAATTCAGCCGCTTGTTGTGGAGATTTGGGGGAaggttttggaaaaaaattgaTTGCAATATTACTTTAACCCCTAATGCCTTAAccatcattatatgttacattattctggaatTTGATTGGCTTATTCTGACTCAACCACAAAGCATTAGCTTTTATTTGTACGGTTATTAATATAtgttatcacttatctttctcttTAGATCCTCTCCTATCTATCCTCCAGTCTGGCATTCACACaacggcctggttgctagggtaagtaagactcagatttgattttctaacaaaagaatacaaaatattCATCCTACTACAAGCTATATACTCCTGATATGGGTCGTTaaccttaaaaataaaatgatacttATACTCTATAATAAAAACATGTGCCCAGACCAAATGGCTGAGGATGGCACtttgcaaaaatgtatgtatttttgaGCTCTGGTAGCCTAAAACACAACTACAACAGGTAGCCTAAAACACAACTACAACAGATCCATATTATTCTGTTTGGAAGCAAACTAACTTTAGGTTCACTGTAAATAAAGGGGCTGTAGCTTCAGGCTTCTGTAGCACCGAATATAGATTAAAAGAAGTTGCCTCCCCAAGACATCCAGTCAGGCTGATGGCATTCTATACCTGTTAGAATTTTCCATATAGAGTGCAAGTATTgctataatttaaacaataaacaataaactaCCCTGTTAATATTCTCTAAAGTTTCTATTTTTCAAATATGATGTTATTCCAGATCATGCAACTGGAACTTATTTTAATTCAAGTTCAAATCCCCAGTACTGTGCAATAAACTATTTCCAGATAAAACATGGTTTCTCATAATTTGTATTGAAACACCACAGGTTGGCACTGAAAATGGAGCACTTGCAGCCACTTAACTTCACCACCCCTTCCCCTACCAGTTTCCCAGAAGAGGACTATCACTATGGCATTTTCCGCTTGAGGAAAATATTGAGGATAACATGTTACAGCATAACTTTCCTTTTGGGAACAGTGGGCAACGGACTGGTCATATGGATCGCTGGATTCCGAATGAAAAAGACAGTTAATACCATCTGGTTCCTTAACCTTGGCATTGCCgacttttctttctgtcttgTTCTTCCTCTCCACATATTAGATTGGGCAATGGATGGCCGCTGGCACTTAGGACAACTAATGTGCAAAGTCATGTTTACCAGCCTTTTCCTAAACATGTCCGTCAGTATCTTTCTCTTAATGACCATCAGCATGGACCGTTGCACCTCTGTCCTGTGCCCTGTGTGGACAAAAAATCATAGATCTGTAAAGTTGGCTACGAACATCTCAGTGATAATCTGGCTCTTGTGCTTGGCTCTCAGCTCTCCTTATCTTGCTTTTTATGATACTGAGCATTACCCAGACATTAATACTACATATTGTATAACCACGTATGCGACCTGGGATAATGCAACGTTCTTTGATTACCAAACATGGTTTCTAAGGCACAAAGCTATGGTTGTCACCAGGATTATATCAATGTTCCTGATCCCATTTTCCATCATCCTTGTTTGCTATGGGCTCATTGTATTCTGGATGAGAAGAAGCAGCAAACGCCTTGGGTCCAGTCGAACTTATAAGATCATAGTTACAGTTGTCCTTTGCTTCTTTTGCTGCTGGTTTCCTTACCATTTGTGCATTCTCCTCAGTATTATGGCAGTTACAATTCACTGGCTCTTTGATATTATACTGTATGATATTGCACACTGCTTGGCTTACTGCAACTGTTGTCTCAATCCAATGATTTATGTCTTTGTTGGCAGAGACTTTAAGAGATCATTAAAGAAGTCAATTCCATTTCTTCTGGAAAGCACATTCAGAGAGAGAGGGGACCCTCTTGAATCACATGACACTGTAGGAACTGAACTGGTGACATACAATGCGGTACAAACAAAAGTGAATCTGATTTCTGATACAGATGTACAGTAACTTGTATTATCCCAACACACTATCTTCTCGGATCATTATATCTCCATTCTTATTATTTAGTCAGCTTTACTTCCTTCACAGTTTCCTGCAACTGTAACAGTATACTCGAGACAGTTTGTCTTGCCTTGTCTAGTTTTAGTAGCTCAGATGCTGACTgtatttattcaatatatttatcaATGTTAATTCATTTCCAAATGTGGTTAGCCCAGACAATCTTGTGTGATACAGAGATATAATagatagagcagggatccccaaccttttttactcacgaggtacactcatatgtaaaagtgttggggagccacacaagcttgaaaaaagttctttggagatACCAactaagggctgtaattggctgtttggtagccccatgtggaatggcagcctacaggaggctctgtttggcagtacacctgtttcttatgcaaccaaaacttgcccccaagccagaaatgtaaaaatgggcacctactttgagtaGTGCCCGTTTGATATGTGCGCTTGCCTTGTTTTACTCCGTAATTCTTCCAACAAGTGTGTAAATGGAAAGGGATCTTCTCTAAAGAAATAGCGGAGAAATATCTGAAACAACTGAAGAAGTTaattggatgagtggtgaaaccttTTCAAGATCACTCAGAAAGcccagttgctttacatttatctccattacacactgtatatcaggacctgaatgaatgaaaaccttcatagacaagtgtacctatttattattattattatttatatagtgccatcaatttacacagcgctttacataataggggggtacaaaagacagttaACAAGAacatataaacacaaaaatggtttgcagttacaatTGGAAGAGAATCGGAGacaatagggggagggccctgctcgcaagagcttgcATTCTAAAAGTGacggctgagacataaggtcagggtaactatgtggttagtgaatgtttggggggtttgggttataggcttgagtgaaaaggtgagttttaagagagcgtttaaaggcttggagagtctggcagtgcctaatgggatggggaagggcattccagaggatgggtgcagcttGTTAACAGGGCTAACACTAGCCTACATGGCATATTTGGATCCATAGCCTGACTAGCCTTCCTTTATAACGAATCATATAGTTATCTATTAGGCTACAGTGCTCTTTTGGAACATTGGGCTTCACCAGCAGTACTCTTAGGCTGAGTGGAGTGAAAAGTGTGAGCTGTATGGGAAGGCTATCAGAACCTTGGGTTATTGCCTGCCCCTCCCCCAATGAAGGAATAAGAACAgctaacattaaggggcacatttactaacccacgaatccgaatccgaattggaaaaattccgattggaaaacgaacattttgcgactttttcgtattttttgtgattttttttggcgcctttacgacttttcggaaattgtcgcgactttttcgttaccaatacgatttgcgcgaaaaaacacgagtttttcgtagccattccgaaagttgcgcaaaatctgccgattttttcgtagggttaaaacttgcgcgaaaagtcgcgccttttttcgtagcgttaaaacttaaaaggcgcaacgtttcgcgcaagttttaacgctacgaaaaatcgcgacttttcgcacaagttttaacgctacgaaaaaatcgccagattttgcgcaactttcggaatggctacggaaaactcgcgttttttcgcgcaaatcgtattggtaacgaaaaagtcgcgacaattttccgaaaaaatcgcaaaataccgatcattacgaaaaaaaacgcaatcggacgcattcggcccattcgtgggttagtaaatgtgcccctaagggtaagAGCTAATAACCTAAATTAAGTATATGTTTAcctgttttatataattatttaccCCTTGTGTTATTTTATGattgtaataaaaacatattattttccagtagcaatgtatgtatattttatttcactCTGCCGCTGTAATACTCAAATTTATAGAGTTAAAGATTACCCAGTTAAAGATTCACCTTCAGTTTaacttagcaagttttcaattggtcttcttctttttatagttttttcattatttcccttcctcttctgactcttcccagctttcccatggggtcactgaccccggcagccaaaacactattctTCCGTgaagttacaattttattattactgttactttttattacttacctttctatttaggtctcctctattcatatttctatccctgcctgcctggttgctaggttaaattggaccctagcaatcagatagctgctgaaattccaaactagagagctgccaaacaaacagcaaaatcattcaaaaacattcaaaaacagcaaaaaaaaaaaaaaaataaagaacacatCCAaattgttaacttaaaggtaacaGATACCATGTGACTTAGTCATGTGACATACCTAGTGGTTTAATGTTTGATGTCCAGTGCTGGCTTGAGAAAGGGGGCAGATCCCTCTGAAACATTAATGTTGCCTGTCTggcacttttatttttactaaaggAATGATCGTGTTATAAATATGCTTTCCTAAGGAGAGATAATGAGCATTTAATGAACTGTATATTATTAAAGTATGTGGAATATCCCCATAGCACATAGTGGTGctgtctagtgatgggcgaaaagtttcgccaggcatggattcgcggcgaatttccgcgtttcgccattggcggattgtttcgcgaaacggatgaaaaatttcaccgcggaaaaattcgccgcacgtccaaaaattgtcgccggcgtcaaaaaagaatagtcgcgggcaacaaaataatagccgcgggcgacgaaacaagagccgcgcaacgaaacaagagccgcgcgtgacgaaacaatagccgcacgtgacgaaacaatagccgtgcgacaaaataatagctgcgggtgacaaaataatagccgcgcgacaaaacaatagccgcgggcgacgaaacaatagccgcacgcgacgaaacaatagccgtgcgacaaaataatagctgcgggtgacaaaataatagccgtgcgacaaaacaatagccgcgggcgacgaaacaagacaattttttttgtcgcacaacattttcgccgtttcccgaatttttcgccgtttcgcggatcttttcaaagattcgcgaatttttcggcgaagcgaaacggaacagattcgctcatcactagtgctgtcCATTaatggaatatatttatatatggggcTTCTCTAATGTTGTTCTCCCATACAAGTTAATGTTATAATCCCGAATGGTTTGTGCAGTTTCATTGACATATCAGTAAGCGTCTGTAGATACAGATCAGTACTTTGAGATGCAGAACACATGactcttttttcccatagacggTTAAAACTGTTGATATCTAAGAAAACAAAACAGACCAatttcagccaaaaaaaaaaaaaaaagtcagtgtcAAGTTTATAAATGATACAATGGATTGTGTTTTTTGCTGGACATAAAAAGAAGGAGCTCAGAAAAGGAAGAGCAGATCTGAAGGGCTGAACTGGTAAGGACCATCTGGGGCAGTAAAGACTGGGGAGAATGAAGTCCAATCAATGAGCTGGGCTGTTACATAAAGGGGGCTTTAGGTGAAGTGCAAATAATCTTGATTGGTCTGTAGAATGAAAAGAACACTAGAGGTACAAGTAATGTTCTAGCTTACAGACCTGTGATGGAATTATGTTTTTAACctcaacatagttacatagggttgaaaaaagaccagagtccatcaagttcaacccttccaagtaaacccagcacccacaacctatacttacctatctatacactcacatacataaactatatatacaaacactaatactaactgtagatattagtatcacaatacaAGTATCACATAAGTTACTCTACTCCTACTCGCTGACTGTTGAGGCATATGTAGTAGACAATTAAGGATATATTATTAATTAGAGATGTTCTAATAGTATataatttttgtaattttattaaaatatggaTGAGCACTCTtttcatttccaggctgctgcctACATCATTAACATTTATTCTCATGTTTTTATACCTTCAGTTTATGAAATAATTCAGGGTATTTGTCATTTATTCCCTGAGGAGTTTTGAgactggggtaatgtaataaatgtcacATTAGCATCAGGTTTACTAACCCATAGCGACACATTGTTAGCTTCCAAACAGGTCACATACAAATAGTTCCGGCTGAGTAATCTCAGAAATGTTGTACCATTCATCCATTGGGGTTCAAGAGGGTTCATAGGTTTCTTagttactcagcaagtccagtaaAGTAAACTTCAATTATGTTACCTCCAGAGTTATGTTGTATCAGTAGAAAATGTTGTTTGTTTACTGGATAATTGGGGTaatgtaattcttagcaactaATAACAGGCTGGCTTTCAGTTAGGTGACAAGTAAAGGCTACCT
The sequence above is a segment of the Xenopus tropicalis strain Nigerian chromosome 7, UCB_Xtro_10.0, whole genome shotgun sequence genome. Coding sequences within it:
- the LOC101732071 gene encoding N-formyl peptide receptor 2, producing the protein MEHLQPLNFTTPSPTSFPEEDYHYGIFRLRKILRITCYSITFLLGTVGNGLVIWIAGFRMKKTVNTIWFLNLGIADFSFCLVLPLHILDWAMDGRWHLGQLMCKVMFTSLFLNMSVSIFLLMTISMDRCTSVLCPVWTKNHRSVKLATNISVIIWLLCLALSSPYLAFYDTEHYPDINTTYCITTYATWDNATFFDYQTWFLRHKAMVVTRIISMFLIPFSIILVCYGLIVFWMRRSSKRLGSSRTYKIIVTVVLCFFCCWFPYHLCILLSIMAVTIHWLFDIILYDIAHCLAYCNCCLNPMIYVFVGRDFKRSLKKSIPFLLESTFRERGDPLESHDTVGTELVTYNAVQTKVNLISDTDVQ